AACTTTTTAAGTAAAAAAGTTGGAGAGTAAGACCAACAATTTAGATGAAATTCTCCTTTTTCTGCCCTATCCATTCCAGGGCGGCTCCGCTTAAAAGCAATTCTTTAACATCTTTGCTAAATGTGGAATTTCGGATCAGTTTACCCGGTTCATTTTCGCCTAACGGGAAAGGATAGTCGCTGCCAAGTGCAATTCGTTTAGCTCCAATAAGATCAACAATATAAGTAAGCATTAAGGGGTCATGAACAAGACTATCAAGCCAGAATTTGCCCAGGTAATTTCGTGGATTCACTTTATTGTCCACAGCCACCAGGTCGGGACGCGATTCAAATCCATGTTCAATGCGGCCTATGGTGGAAGGGAAAGAACCTCCGCCATGCGCGAAAGCTACACGTAGTTTTGGTAAACGTTCAAATACTCCTCCAAATATCATTGAGCATATGGCAAGAGATGTTTCGGCAGGCATGCCAACCAACCAGGGCAGCCAGTACTTTTGCATTTTACTTTGACCCATCATATCCCAGGGATGTACAAATACAGGCATGTTTAATTCCTGGCAAGCCTGAAAAACAGGAAATATTGCCGGTTCATTTAAGTTCCAATCATTAACGTGAGAACCGATCTGAACTCCCGCAAGACCAATTTTTTTGCAGCGTTCAAGTTCTTTGATCGCCAGGTCAGGAGCCTGCAGTGGTATTGTCCCCAGGCCAATGAAACGCTTAGGATATTTCTGAACAATACCGGCTATGTGGTTATTCAGAAACATGGACAACTCAAGACAATCCTGCGGTTTGGCCCAATAGCTGAACATGACCGGGATGGTAGACAGAACCTGTACATCTACATGATGATGGTCGCATTCATGAATTCTTTTTGTTGGATCCCAGCAGTTATCCTCTACTTCACGAAAAAATTTATTATCCACCATCATTCGTGCGCAGCAGGGTCTTGTATGTTCGAGTTGAACAAAGCCTCCATAACCAAATTTCTCTTTCCAGTTGGGAATATGTTCAGGAAGTATATGCGTATGAATGTCTATCGTGAACATAATTTAATTTAGTTATAGCCTGGGTTTAATTTTTTGGCAACGTTAATATAATATTGTGCGTTGGTCTCATCGCCAATATTCCGGTAGGTTAGACCCATCATGTAAAATGCACTGGCATTGCCGGGGTCAAATTCAATGCATTTTTTGAAATATATAATAGCTGTTTCAAAATTTTTGCGGGCCTCTTCAGGCTTATTTTGGGCAGCCAATTGCTGTCCTGCGGTACCGTAAACACTTGCAATATTACTATAAGCGTCGGGTTGATTAGGGTTTGTTTGCAGGGAAAGTTCAAATTGTTTTTTGGCTTCTTCCAGATGACCCGTATTATACAGCACAGTGCCATAATTATTAAGGTACATTGAATTGCCGGGATTAAATGACAAAGCCTTTTTGTAATAAAAGGCAGCACTGTCATATTGTTGTTGTACGAGGTAGATCTTACCTATTTTATGGAATGCGTCAGCATACGTTGGATATATTTCAATGGTTCTGCGCATTTCTTTTAACGCAATATCCAGTGTGTTTTTTTTCTCAACAGGGTCTTTGATCTTTGCGAGGTATTCATCCTGTGTAATAATATTCCCATAGTAATAATGGGCACGTGCGCTGTTGAGCGAAAGTACTACATCCGTTGAATGAAGGGTGTAATTACTTTCCCAGGCCTTATTGCGGGAATATGTTTTAAGAGAAAAGAGTAAAATAACTCCTGCGATAAGTAAAACCAATTTGCTGTTTTGTTTTAAAAATAAATTCAATGATCCCGGCGTATTTTCATCAACCTTGAATAAATGGATAAGTAATGCACTTATTGCTATGCAAAAGCCGGCAGATGGCGCATACATTAACCGCTCTCCGAATGAGGTGCCAATTAAGATCACAACATTTGATATTAATGATGCCGTAATAAAAAAGTAGAGAATCCCAAACGCCCATATGTTTTTTTGCCGGAAGCGCATTAATGCAAATGCACCTGCTCCAGTATAAATGATAAAGGACAGAAGGAATTTCCAGTCGGTTATTCCAACGATCGGAATCTGATTGAATGAATAATCCGATACCAGCGGATGGGGTATAAATAAAAGTTTTAAGTAGATCCCCATAATATAAATGGCGGTTGTTATTTGCGAAAGTTTGTCGGGTGCTCCGACGAGCAGGTTGTCTGACAGTGCCTGGGCCGTCACAGGGCCTGTGCCCAATACGTTCATCCGTATCACAAAAAACAAAGCCGTTACACTTCCTAATACAACAAGTGCAATAATCTGTTTTTTGGTATCCGTATTGGTGAAAAAATACAGCATAAGCGGAATGACAGCGATAAATGTAACCGCGGATTCTTTTGAAAGAAGGCCGAGGAAAAAGCTCATGCCCGCAAATGCCAGCCAGATAAAACTATTTTTTTGAATGTACCTCAATGTAAATAATGCGGTTAAAAGAAACAGCAGGAAGCACAATATTTCATCCCTGCTTTTTATGTTGGCTACAACCTCCGTGTGTATTGGGTGCGCAATAAACAATAATGATGCAATAGCGCAAAGCCAGATGTGCTGAGGGAGGTATAACACTAGTACGTAAAACAAAAGAAACCCGGTAAGTGCATATAAAATAACATTAATCCAATGTGATAATGCCGGTTTATCAGGGGAAAGTTCCCATTCAATAGCGAACATGGCTTTTGATAATGGGCGATACACATCCTCTCCTGCGGCAAAATAACCGGAACGATAACCGCCTGTAAAAATGTCTTTTAAAGCTGCAGTTCCCTTTTTAGTTTGAAAATTTTCTTTTATAAGAGAGTAATCATCCAGTACATATTCATGGCCGAGCGTGTTCGCATAAAGTAAAAACCCCAGAACGGCAATAATAAGACCTATGCTGAACCTGGTCTTTTTTAATTGGTCTCCCTTGAGAACTGTTTTTTGAGATTCGGCCTTAACAGAAGAGGTCTGTTGCTGAAGTGCATTTTTTTCTTTTCGCGTCAGTTTTTTTGACATACGACTACACTTGATAGTTTTTAAACACTAGGGAGGTCGATTAAGTGAAAATAATGGATTTCCCTATTGGCATCATTTTGCTTTTGCAGCATACGTCACAATAAATACAGACTCATCAAACAGGTTTGGCAGGCGGCCCCATAACGTGCCCGCATTTTTTGCAGGTACGCAATTCTTCACTGCCGTAATATTTTGCAAATACAGTTTGAAACTGCTGTTCAATGTTTGTCAGTACAAAATATTCTTCGTATAATTTATTGTTGCATTTTTCACAGAACCAGAGGAGACCGTCCTTAATTCCCGGACCGCGCCTGTATTCAATTACCAGGCCCACTGTATTCGGCCCTCTTCTCGGCTGATGAGGTTCTTTGGCCGGCAATAAAAATATCTCTCCTTGTTTAATCGGCAGATCAACAGCCTTGCCATTTTCCTGTATGCCAACCACAATATCGCCTTCCAGCTGGTAATAAAATTCTTCACTTTCATTGTAGTGATAATCCTTGCGGGAATTTGGACCGCCAACAATCATGATAATAAAATCGGTGTCTTTATAAACAACTTTATTACTTACAGGCGGTTTTAACAAATGGCGGTTCTCATCTATCCATTTTAAGATATTTAAGGGACGTGTTATCATGGTTTAATAGAATAGGTTAAGGAATATTACTGAATCTTAGCAGGTTTATGGTTGCTTGTGCGAAACAACCTGCTTGCCTGCCTGCGGGCAGGAATTCAGTTATACCGCATTCACATTTCTTAAACTTACAAGAGCGGTATAAATGTAGAAATAATTTCAGGGTTTTGACAGTCCTAAATAGCTTGAAAATTCATATTTTTCGTTTTTGATTTAATATGAATGAGTTGCTTAAATATAAAATAGGGATTACTCTTATCCCGGGGATAGGTGATGTGCTGGCTAAAAATTTAATATCGTACTGCGGGAGTATTGAGGGCGTGTTTAAAGAAAAGAAAGCAAAACTACAGAAGATACCCGGCATTGGCCTTGTCCTTGCTGATGCCATTCGTAATCACAATGTATTGGAAAGGGCAGAACAGGAAATAAGATTCATTGAAAAATATAAAATAGCGCCGCTTTTCTACCTTGATGATGATTATCCACAACGTCTGAAGCATTGTCATGATTCGCCTGTAATGCTTTATTATAAAGGCAAAGCCGATTTAAACACTAAGAGAGTTGTAGGTGTTGTAGGAACGCGGAATGCTACTTTATATGGAAAAAAAATATGCCAGGACCTGGTAAGTGGACTTGCTGATCATGATGTACTTATTGTGAGCGGACTTGCATATGGTGTGGACATATGCGCGCATAAGGCAGCCCTGACAAATGATTTGCCGACAATTGGTGTTTTGGCACATGGCCTTGATAAAATTTATCCGGCGGCACATCGTTCAACGGCCGAGAAGATGCTTGCGAAAGGAGGGTTGCTAACAGAATTTCTGAGTCAGACGCAGCCCGACCGTGAAAACTTTCCAAAGCGGAACCGTATTGTTGCCGGTATGGCTGATGCGACCATTGTAATAGAATCGAAGGATGAAGGCGGGTCCCTTATAACTGCTGATATTGCTAATTCCTATAACCGCGATGTGTTTGCCTTTCCCGGCAAGGTAGACGATGAATATTCAGTTGGCTGCAACCAATTAATAAAAAACAACAAAGCGGCGCTGATCGAATCGGCAGCGGATGTTTTGCGGTTGATGGGTTGGGAAAAACAGAAGCAGAAGAAAAAAACGGTACAACAGAGAAGTTTATTTCACAATCTTAGTCCGGAAGAGGAAGCAGTGGTTGCAATACTGCGTGAAAAGCCCGTAGGTATTGATGAATTATGTTTAACCGCGAAGTTAAATATGAGTAAAGTTTCCATGTTATTGCTTAACCTGGAACTTACCGGTGTGGTGAGGTCGCTGCCGGGAAAAGTGTATAGCCTTAACTAAAGTTAATAGTATTTGCTGCCTTCTCCAATCTTTTCACTACTTCGTCTTTCCCAAGCAATTCAACCATTTCAAACAAAGCCGGGCCGCCGCCTGAACCGCTTATACATACACGGAACAATTGCATTACCTGCCCGGGGTTGATCCCCAGCCTTTCGGCGGTTGCTTTAAATGTTTTTTCTGTTTCGGTCGTTGAAAATGGAGTAAGTATTTTGAAAGCTTCCGCTACCTCCTTAATACATTTCGCGGTATTCTCATTCCACCTCTTTTTGATCACATCGGCATCATATTTTTCAGGGGCAACAAAAAAGAAACTTCCCAGCGACCAGAACTCATGCAAAAAATTCCCCTTCTCTTTTATTAATTTACAAACAGCAGTTACGTATTGCAAATTTGCCAACTGCACATTGCCATTTG
The sequence above is drawn from the Bacteroidota bacterium genome and encodes:
- a CDS encoding amidohydrolase, yielding MFTIDIHTHILPEHIPNWKEKFGYGGFVQLEHTRPCCARMMVDNKFFREVEDNCWDPTKRIHECDHHHVDVQVLSTIPVMFSYWAKPQDCLELSMFLNNHIAGIVQKYPKRFIGLGTIPLQAPDLAIKELERCKKIGLAGVQIGSHVNDWNLNEPAIFPVFQACQELNMPVFVHPWDMMGQSKMQKYWLPWLVGMPAETSLAICSMIFGGVFERLPKLRVAFAHGGGSFPSTIGRIEHGFESRPDLVAVDNKVNPRNYLGKFWLDSLVHDPLMLTYIVDLIGAKRIALGSDYPFPLGENEPGKLIRNSTFSKDVKELLLSGAALEWIGQKKENFI
- the dprA gene encoding DNA-protecting protein DprA produces the protein MNELLKYKIGITLIPGIGDVLAKNLISYCGSIEGVFKEKKAKLQKIPGIGLVLADAIRNHNVLERAEQEIRFIEKYKIAPLFYLDDDYPQRLKHCHDSPVMLYYKGKADLNTKRVVGVVGTRNATLYGKKICQDLVSGLADHDVLIVSGLAYGVDICAHKAALTNDLPTIGVLAHGLDKIYPAAHRSTAEKMLAKGGLLTEFLSQTQPDRENFPKRNRIVAGMADATIVIESKDEGGSLITADIANSYNRDVFAFPGKVDDEYSVGCNQLIKNNKAALIESAADVLRLMGWEKQKQKKKTVQQRSLFHNLSPEEEAVVAILREKPVGIDELCLTAKLNMSKVSMLLLNLELTGVVRSLPGKVYSLN
- a CDS encoding 3-hydroxyanthranilate 3,4-dioxygenase, with amino-acid sequence MITRPLNILKWIDENRHLLKPPVSNKVVYKDTDFIIMIVGGPNSRKDYHYNESEEFYYQLEGDIVVGIQENGKAVDLPIKQGEIFLLPAKEPHQPRRGPNTVGLVIEYRRGPGIKDGLLWFCEKCNNKLYEEYFVLTNIEQQFQTVFAKYYGSEELRTCKKCGHVMGPPAKPV
- a CDS encoding tetratricopeptide repeat protein, giving the protein MSKKLTRKEKNALQQQTSSVKAESQKTVLKGDQLKKTRFSIGLIIAVLGFLLYANTLGHEYVLDDYSLIKENFQTKKGTAALKDIFTGGYRSGYFAAGEDVYRPLSKAMFAIEWELSPDKPALSHWINVILYALTGFLLFYVLVLYLPQHIWLCAIASLLFIAHPIHTEVVANIKSRDEILCFLLFLLTALFTLRYIQKNSFIWLAFAGMSFFLGLLSKESAVTFIAVIPLMLYFFTNTDTKKQIIALVVLGSVTALFFVIRMNVLGTGPVTAQALSDNLLVGAPDKLSQITTAIYIMGIYLKLLFIPHPLVSDYSFNQIPIVGITDWKFLLSFIIYTGAGAFALMRFRQKNIWAFGILYFFITASLISNVVILIGTSFGERLMYAPSAGFCIAISALLIHLFKVDENTPGSLNLFLKQNSKLVLLIAGVILLFSLKTYSRNKAWESNYTLHSTDVVLSLNSARAHYYYGNIITQDEYLAKIKDPVEKKNTLDIALKEMRRTIEIYPTYADAFHKIGKIYLVQQQYDSAAFYYKKALSFNPGNSMYLNNYGTVLYNTGHLEEAKKQFELSLQTNPNQPDAYSNIASVYGTAGQQLAAQNKPEEARKNFETAIIYFKKCIEFDPGNASAFYMMGLTYRNIGDETNAQYYINVAKKLNPGYN